The genomic stretch acctttagcaactataaagactgtttgtttagtaacatcgagcactacaaaacgatgaatacaaattcggagtcaagcacacaatctctacagcgtagaaacaccataaagtggtactttcatcaaaggacagacaagcgtttcgtactcgaagacaatatccgaaccctagcatggggtcattatagaatatgcgaaaactgttaaattgtaaatgtatgtaagagaacatactatggaaattcaagtgtattgcagagagaaattcgaagaccaatttttacattgaccgttacggtgtcttattgtaggaccgtctgggagtggttaaaaaacaacttgttattgaatttcatttacaacaaaagatggagttccgttcaagaatctatacgtgttcagtcgttcaaatagaaacaacctgcatatgtagatctgcgtgaacaatacagtagattagaaaaaaaccttagaagacaaatagcgtttttctattcgtcctgtcaagatctcatttctatcgatgactgcaaaccaaactcacttgttggtatttgatgactgcctcctagaagagcaaaactaaaatcagaagactatttcattagaggacgtcatcaagggatttcttgtgtctacctgagtcagagctatggtcgagttgatatgcaggtcatacgaaacaatgttaatctgttgtgtctgtttcacaatgaacaagtactatacaaagagagtgtttccaaggactttgtaggttctgacatgactttcaaccaatttgaggctctctgttttgagtgtctggaaaacacctcatgggttcatatctattaatactacagctaaaccacaaaaaagaaaatatatgtgcaatttaaaaagggaaaCTAAGTGTTTGacataatacttcgttgtaaaacgtacagtataaacgtaatttgacgttcataaacgtaatttgacgttcataaacgtaatttaacgttcataaacgtaatttgacggtttaagtataaacgttatttaacgttcataaaacgttaatttgacgtttaagtataaacgtaatttaacgttcataaaacgtaatttgacgtttaagtataaacgtaatttaacgttcataaacgtaatttgacgtttaagtataaacgtaatttaaacgttcataaacgtaatttaacgttcataaacgtaatttgacgtttaagtataaaacgtaatttgacgttcattaaacgtaatttgacgttcataaacgtaattttgacgttcataaacgtaatttgacgttcataaaacgtgacttgaaagatttgaagaataactctgttgtctattactataagtatacaacatggcgaataaactagatgcaaaagaagcattacgacttgaaaaaaaattcagagtgtatggctgcaaagttcaaacgtgctgaacaggatgaattaaaaaaacttctcagcaaaaatactatatcatcaaaatgctaatgagacgtctgcaatcgtaacatatcaataacacaatGTATCGACCAGTcacactgtttctaaagctagaaagttggatgagttttAAACCGGAAatttacaaagtgagtttgctcagacccattttaaagagttagaagatgttcgtgaaaaatgagaaaaagtacgaaccaatcaccagagcacattagggaacaacaacaacactagagaattggaaacacaaaagatacgtagtcaaaaccgtatgaaacagttggtagaGATTTAAAcactcaagcatcagatcgttcGAACGTATTTGAGGATGTAGAttttacgatgatgagccagaagtacaacctcaagagcaatcgatgaaacagttgatggattctaaagtacgTAACActttggttctctaggagcccgataccttccaaaatccaacgacaaacagttttgggtgatttggtacgatgaaaaatctagagcagcctgtcgatgatcggttccgaaccgtttacatttgattatgatgacattatattagtcagctctcaaaaagaaatacaaagggactgagggtctttggagattgttgaacgaaaaaacaatatagtagagaaggatctgtacacgatgaagactggaactcttacaaggacatgttggtgaggacaaactcgcttttccaaagaaacaatccccaaaagtaatcgtcccaaatcaagtcaaggactaaagtggaaacatatgataaaacctatttgggatgagttggtgaatggaaaagtggcaacaattggttcagggttaaaggttttacaatgaaagtccggtcgaatataagtacataaagaacttcaaagacctcattgacaggttacactacattcaagctcaggaagaagctggaaacatacaactttcataatgaaaaaactgtctgtggttgatttccttcacgatgaaatggaagacctaattgctacacctaaagggttgaagtacctagtcagatgtttgtctgttttgcctgaacagttatagaaggtaaagggcttttgaacgacatcattaacaagttaccattcgagtgttacatgcgcccaagaactggaaatcttgatacgtacaactactgtgggcccggcacccagcttgacaagagacttgttaGGGGAGATAAGGaaaattaatcccctcgatgaagcttgtaagaagcatgatatatggtatagggatcataaaaacacagaagacaggtgggaggcggacaaaaatattacaaaagaaagcttgggaggaGGGTTACCTCagtgatgctgacttgaatgagcgtatggtcggcctagcaacaacaggaggaatgtggatttgaaacgtaaactcggtatgggtgTTAGGAACTactcaggatgtatctacccatcagatatataaagcaatgaaagcaaatatgcgttttttaccctatatatgtAAGAacgaggatataatagaacagtgatcagtggtaaaaaccagtgatggagaaaactgtatattgaatttttcgagcggtatagcaagaagtgagtatagaactgcaatgccagtttcagagctcaacttcaatgcacccaacaacaatacaacattcaaactggatcatggagacgcattttatgattcacgcataatgtaccacattcaaggaaagtatgtgcaaaaatctgatggatctgattatcaaactaactctactgtcaaactggtagacaacttcgcggccttcttgttttcacaAGTGAATACACAACAGAGTcatgaggaaacacaatacattgatcgacacagtagaactccccggcatcaccaagCACTATAAGGgggttgttagttacagtaacactgaaaaacaaacactctcaagtagtggtttctcatcatcgtttacaggacggtgggaagtttgaagcacaTCGGCACACTCGGCATTTTAGgtattagggttctttgaccacctacgttacccgatgtacagagggaggttttgaaattcacatttactaggaatgaagataatgatgcgttgtttcactggaaaggggcagggtccacagcaacggatcctggtgatggaaaaattgtgatagagtcgtttgtggtcttacgagtccccatagtcggattataccagcactttccaaaatccagttaattgatggtttgaaacatctgagtgacaaggatgctttagtctacaacttctttcaatggcaatgcatcgacaaaagaggggtgttcggtttcatcgttcagcttcgatattacaagtgtttacagaaatgtgtacaatcctagatttgttataatcgcacttcagacaaacagaacaaacacccaggcaaaagatcctagtagatttgacagcttgcaacatcaaaaatgtgtccctgtgaaaattaatggagaaaggtaccctcaggaattgcagaattttgatatttactaatggtatatacaggatcatgtacgatcagtacctagggttccgaaaaattaaacttcggagacaataacgtgttagtaaacctgaaagaatttattgataactcacctttggttgtaattgacacacatctacatcaaccaacaacagacagatctcgaagtgacattcagattgaattagatttagtaaaagctattgcatctccacaggggagcagcgggcaccacagcatatgttgtcgttgtatctgaggcacatttctcatatgacattactcgaaaaacataaatcaaattctgtaaaaacaaataaaaaatacaacaaaaaacaaaaaaaaaagtaaaataaaaatgtttttttttcattagtaggcggtaattattgttttcatgtaagtgttttgtatataagaaaagcgtatagaatggaaagtcagcataattatacagttcggctatccgaagctcaaaacgtaaacttcgtacagcgtacaaaagacggaaacctacagtaatcagattatctataatgaacagctgtctcacggaagtgatcgtatacttctttctggagagcaacacaaagccgtttctagagccgttaagaacaaaaaaggtttacaattgcttctaagttacaaccaactcgtatctaataaacaagggaGGGTTTTTTGataggaaattatggaaatgggtggattcgtcagttcctggaggtaaacgtttcatctctgtcctattaataataagaaaggtggctcctttactgagagaaaaaatttaataccttggttaaagagtttagtcgatgaggagttagacaccattattgaaaaaagatctacgggtagagggttgaaaacgatgtattggtcggaagcttgatgcattgttgtctgtcaataaaaaaaaaagagatcttcccgctgtctcttggtgaaatagaaaaattagcaggtatattaaacattaatgagttttaaaggtgttttcatgcgacagttacttccagacaaacctaacaaatatcgaacgtggtattgtaaatcttggtgacctttcatctggtggtactcactggacgtgttatgtgaaacgtggtgaaaagaaattgtattttgattcatatggcgatgtcaatcctccaatagaagtagtcaggtacttggggccaaaaaAGGTTGGTTTATacactcagagcgtattcaggggtttgacgatcctcctatctgtggacatctgtgcctggaggttctacgacgagattcagctggtgaggactgggaaacatattcttcgtagtataagaaacaataaaaaatgcatggaaaccgtggttttattttcaacagatttggagacgaaattgaaattggattaATACCATCTCAAACCCAATTCAGACCcatctcctgacgagataattgagcttgcaagtgatgtatcaaaagtctccaCAAGGTTTATCAcggaagtcaagaaattatttggggaatcgcatttggtaaaatcggaaaaaataataaatgcgatcgagattgttccccactagtaccgtaaatggtgaaaagatatgggggcagcttcctactgaaaaaaccaccagagaattggtcaagtgagcaaagcagtggagccatatgatgtggttgtcaaagttcaattgagtgaattagaaggcaagaattatacatcatgcagaaaaaattcaacaacgaaataaaaaaatatatggaaagaggttttgaagacttccatgatggtaagcaacttcatctaaaaacttgtatagaattataagtatataaaaaactgcaaccatgccattactcaaactaactggaactgagtctgtaactgactctccatctagaacaccccatccacttggatccgaacgtagagtattatatggctcttgttggattttactctgagaaacaacatatacaacttgttgcaacatgcaaaaagtctatttttgggacttggaaatacatttcattccgaaaccgactgatacttcaatgtggttactggaccattgaaaaacttgaaaagagtttcagagattacatacaatcgttgaatcttagtataaattctgacgatttcaagatctttaaagatggtgacaaaatatcaattaattctccaattaaattctacttggataaaaccgttagtgatctcttaggttttgaaaaatatgatgcaacaaacttacaaaaagaatcgtccttacttcaactcaaatgaaaatgtaaattgcatcgaatccaccgaatctcagagccgttgatgtcatcgagctACActctgcaatattgtcaacaacagtcttgtcaatcatgatgttcactctcacaaacatttggagacagcaatcctctactccttttcccctaatgtacacACGGCtacaaaaatatctcaatcacctcaagaaaaacactacatacctcttcggagcggttacgaaagattcaacagatcacaatcacacttgtagatcaaaaaaccaactgctccagaaacaaccatgtaaacaacatcgtctattttaGATCtggatcagtaaatcacaaaacCACATACATACTcaaaattgtggtaaataaaacacacgcgtggtgtcggtggcgggacagcgatgacatgtgtggtgattcgcgcggcgcggttcctgactacccgtactcacactcttagtcgctctctaacaaattctgtcccagattcggtctcacacggtttgtcccagaaccggtccctcgggtgcgttgtcccaggaacggccaaagtatactacttgtgtattgtgttcaataaaatatgtattctttaaatacGTTTGCTTCTAAGTCGCTGTttctgaaatctttttttatctctaatcttttttaacaaatatttagtcGAAAAGTTAGatgaatatcaaagcaaaatgattaatgctcagcgtaaaatatgtcaaatatcAAAGcacatacaaactacacacataaccactaacaacacataaaactaacattgattaaacgtGCTTTAAGAATTCATGCAACTGAtcatgaaaacttccagtccacgcagcttctgaaccattagagatattaaaaaactctaaagtacaaaaaggttttattttttagagtagaatctaaaaacaacataaaatacagggtgttccataaaagattttaaagttggccaccatattggaaaatggcggccatcttgaaaaaatttgaaagtgtattcctgaatgaaacttaaaattgagcaagttccaaatttaaagtgagGTGCTAAGTcgtataattaaaaagttagctattggatcactttaaaaaactcacctgGTATGCTAATCAAGTTATTAATGTTGCTTAATTGCTAATTAATAATCAGTTCCATGTAATAAATAATGGCTGAAATTACTGGCTCATTGCTGTTATTTTGTACTAATGGGTGGTGctcagtaaaattttaatttatttgtcgTAGCAAAACAAACTCTGTATCAAAATGTTCATAAAAGAGTAACCCATATTTCAGTGTATTGttttaatcagctgattgttgtggTTCATTAGCAGTGCTGTCATTTAATGATAGTTGATattgtttatagttaaaaaataattgtcttaTTTATCAACTGATTTTAATAAACTGGTATCATTGGATATGtaattaaattctgtaaataaagtataatagcaaattttaaagcACTTCTTAACTAATTTCAATAATCCGTTTGgaatcattttatattattgtcacACTTTATCATGTTCCTTATGTAAGAAAATGACAAATAGTGAAAAATGTAATTGCTGTTTCTGACAAAATTATACGTCATGTTCACTATTTTTCCCACAATCAGTATAAAGTTCACTGATTATATTTGAGAAAACTTTTCTATCGCAGACCTGCATTATTTGGGATAAATATCAGTTTTatgagcaaaaatattttaatttacattgaaGTCTTAGTAATAACTTTAAATCAACTGAAATATtgtagtttgtttaaaatttattgacaatAGATTATTTGAAAGAATAGCAAGATTCAGACATTATTGCCATCGTTATGTCAAAAAAGTGTAATACTAAATTTTCAGGATTGATAAATTACACTCTTCTTAAGGTGTAAAAAAATCATAAGACtttaaaaaacttccaaaaaGTGCAGGAATGGTCGTACTACCATTCAGGTATATTtgagtcgccaaatgccaaaacaagctaaatccactctgcaagttttttagataaatgccaaaaactgattgcttttctcacatccattacattttttatgattttttgtttaaaaaaaaggttaaaaaattagttatattgttttaaaattgctaaaaaatggtacaaaagtttataattacTGCAGCCGATTAAATATATGGGCATAGCTTGTTTTGGAACAGTAACTATGATTTAGCTGCTTTTGGAAACTTACTCTCCGCCATTTgctttttttaactttggttccaaaaccagttaaattgcGTTTACCATtccaaaaataagttaaaaacagaaaaccttatattattaaatccttttttctcaaaacattgtagcctatattgttaggtaaagttaggttaggattaatgaacacaatcgtattcattttcaatacaaaaccatgaatttatttatctacagagtttataaaataaatgtgtcgtttattaaaaatattttcactcaatcataggctcatcctcttcatttatttcaaaatcatcatcatcatcttctttCGCCTTGATTGGTGGTAGGTTAGCTGGAATAAGTCCTTGAAAAAACTTCAACTTTGGCTCCCGTTGCCAGTCATTTTCCATAGTGGAGATTTAGCAAGCATTTCAcatcattgatttttacttgtttcactGGGTGTCCCTTCTTGTATCACTCTCAAAACTGCATtgtcaaaatttttcccccttttcattACTCACTTACTCTCGCCGATTTCAAATACATAGTTTGCTTCTCCTTGTACCAGGATGGAGTTTGGATTACTTTTACttcttgaaaagataaatttcttggccttttgaaattgaaaatgccaTTGTCCTGGTTTTTTTTTAGAACAGCATCGGTTAGAGTTTTCCAATCACTCACAGGGCAATCCGTCCCAAGTTTCACAACAGTACAgtgcttttcaattatttcagtgtACTCATTGGGATTGTTGATTACACTCAGATCTTGAAATTTCCTTTCAAGTACTCCAAACACTCTATCAGGGGGAATGAAAGAATGGCCGACTACCGGAAAGAGTAGTACAACTTTAGTAACATGTTTAGGTGCATCTTTCAGGAGCCAATGAGCAATCATACCGACAAcagttgtgtttcttgtttttgGGCCACCACAGCCGTCAGAGAAAAGTTTGACTGTGGTGACATTTTCCATGTTAGCGCTTGTTAACCTGTGGTAAACAGCAGATGCAATTTGACTGGACCCTTTTGCATACTTGGTTTTCAGTCCAGAGGTAAGAAAAGGTGTTTTCTGAATTCAAGAGGACTTTAGAATGTCCCtcacaaatcacaaaattatatagatatagctGGCGCTTTATAGTATGCGGCTTGGTCCGGTATTTTAGGAAGGACAAGATTTTTTTCTGACAATCATTAGCTCAGAATAAgctctttatcattattttcttgcaaaagtttgtagaatttgtctgCACGGACTTTGTGGGCTTTTAGGTTTAGCTTTAGTGTTTCACGCTTGCCTGCATCTTTTTCTGTGGCTAGTTCACACTCAAGCCTTGTGCAGGTTGAACACTTATCAGTGTACGGAGCGTCAAAACCAATGTTAAAGTTCTCAGAAAAAACCAGCCTGAAAAAAGTCATACTCACACTTTAATTCTTCAGTTGGATGCTGCTCAAtatacattttccacatttttgtaattgttaaGCTCACTTGGAAGGTATTGCCTATGCTTGTTTTTTCGCTCTGCAATAGTGTTTTTGTACtcgaataaatgttttaataaaagatttgatgctgtctttctttatattatatttatcaacttgGCGTGCTCCTCCACGAGTCTCCAAAGGTACGACGCCTGTTTCCAGGTACTTTTTTGCAAATCAATTGCACTCGGTTTTTACTCTCTTGCAAAATTGTAAGTAGTGCTGCCCGACATACTTTAACATTCTCAGTTTTGTTGTTCCTCATTTTAGGTAAGAAAAAGTCAGtacttacatttctttttgatttgATACCTTCTGGAAGACGAGTCCTTTTTGCTGAGGAAAACAATGACGTgctgaagaataaaattcttctttgattGAAGGTCAGCGTCTTTATAGTATTGCTGATGTATCTTTCTAACATCCTGCAGGGAAAGTTCTGCGCAGCGGTACTTACTTTTGGCCGAATGTTTACAACTAGGCATCTGTGGAAATCCCTTCGGGCGGTGTCTAAAACAAAATAGGGATTATTAGTTCTcctatacctttaaaaaaatactaacctgtaataaaaacaaattatagatcgCAAACGTTGTcaaaaaaaactgttgtagttaAGTTAGGGCCTAAGCTGAATTACTTTAGGCTGGTTGAGATTAAGTAGTTTAGTTGCGGGTTATAGGTTAGTTTAGTTGAGATTAGGTTAGcttagttgaggttaggttatttttagtttcaaatgagTGTTAAGATTAGgctagtttagttttctttaccaaatgttgttaacttacctagcaacttttgcaacagttttcttccatgctctttcgtttttcttccttttctttgccAAAGGGCCAGGCATCTCTTCTACCAACTCTACTTGTTCCACATTTTGTGGAGTTTCCACTGTTATGTccattatattgacattttcttgttgaacaattacaaacttcagcatttataatatcaataccaaCGCCTTCACTACCTTCTAAAATACCTCCATGTATGTTCAGCCTCCATGTTTATGACACACAACAAATCAGgagcttttaataaataatgttaaataattgagtgctattgcttcttataacactattttagccttttgaaatttaaaattagccaacaaaataaacaattaattc from Homalodisca vitripennis isolate AUS2020 chromosome 2, UT_GWSS_2.1, whole genome shotgun sequence encodes the following:
- the LOC124355966 gene encoding uncharacterized protein LOC124355966, producing MDITVETPQNVEQVELVEEMPGPLAKKRKKNERAWKKTVAKVARHRPKGFPQMPSCKHSAKSKYRCAELSLQDVRKIHQQYYKDADLQSKKNFILQHVIVFLSKKDSSSRRLVFSENFNIGFDAPYTDKCSTCTRLECELATEKDAGKRETLKLNLKAHKVRADKFYKLLQENNDKELILS